The sequence TTGTGTAGAGGTGATGTTATTGGTTGGATTGTTATCGGTGAGGCTCGGATGCATCTTAACCAGAAGAAAAGGTGCTGTGAAGAGGATTGCTGCTCATTTGTTGGTAACTTCAATGAGCTTCAGAAGCACACACAACAAAAGCATCCAGATTCACGCCCTTCAGAGATTGATCCTGCTAGGCAAGTTGATTGGGAGAACTTCCAGCAATCTTCTGATATCGTAGATGTGCTGAGCACAATACATGCACAAGTTCCCAATGGGATTGTTCTGGGAGATTATGTGATTGAGTATGGAGATGATGACACTGGAGAGGACTATGAAGTTTTCCGCAGGGTGAGGACAAACTGGTGGTCATGTATATTTTGCAAGGCATTTTCAAGGTCTTCTAGAAGCCGTAGAAGAGCAAGAGCGAGGgaaagaagaggaaggaggagtgGCAATCAGGCTAATCTGGAAAATTTCAATCTCGAGGTTCCAGCACAATCTGTTGAATTAAGGGAAATCAGATTTGATGAAATTGATGATGAATACATAGTAACAGGTGCTATTCCTAGTATTGCAGCACCTGGAAGAATGGCTAGTTTCCATTACAGGTATGTAAAGTAATCTGCTTTCAATTTCCCGCACAGTAGTTGGAGTATGCTACTGCAAATGTTTGACTACTAAGAACCATGTGCCCttcaaaaagataaaaaaaaacatacCCAATTGCACAACAGGATCATGCATTCCAAATAAACCAAATAAAATCCCTCACATAGTTGTACAAAACATGAAAGACAAATGTATTGTTCTTTTCTGTAGTTCATGTTGTACTTCTATAATGGCTACCTGAGATGGTGAGCTATTCAGCtatatagattttttttatcataTCTTACTCTGTTTTCTATCACCCCTGCTGATGTCAATATGCATAATGAATGCCATCTGAATCctatttattttctgtctgATGCATGTTCATGGGGTGCCAGATTAGGGCATATTGTTTAGGTAGGGAcagcagaaaaaaaaataggtTAACTTGTAAAATGATAGAGTCTTGAGGTTGGAATATTGCTTTACATCCTGGGGAGAATATTTAGAGCTGCTCTCTAAATCAGCCTGAACTATACTGATAATAGTATTTACATCTTATAAATGAATATTTTATCAAATCAATTGGTTTTTCATCTCTGATTCTTTTCATATGCTTCTCCTGTGGATGCAGAGATACAAGATATGGACGTTAATTCATAGAATCCATggttaaaatgaaaaaaaaggaagaatagCTGTTATGTGATGTATCCATCATCGTAACCATTGTACCTCCGCTCATTTGAATTTCTTTTGCACCTCTGTCCTCGGTAGGCTCTGCCCCAGTTTAAACTTATCTGTGCATAAAAAGTAGCAACAGAGTCCCGCTGTTCGTTTGCAACAAGCCTCATCATCCTAGTTTTATTTTTGTATATATATTTAGCACCCATCTCTATAGGATGTTGGTGACAGTTCTTTTCGCCATGCTTCTTCTAAGATGTAGCGCAGCTTTACATAAATCCCCAAAACAAACTTGAGTTAGAGTTCAAGGAATTTTTGGATACATCTGTCTCGCTGGGAAGTGCAGATAATGTAGATGTGGTTAGTGTTTTCCTGAGAAGACATTGGGATAAGACACACCATCTTGGGCTTAATCGAGTGTCTGCTCTCAAGTTGAAGCTTTCCTCAGGCAACTTCAGACAGGTGTCTGGAAAGCTACATGCGGCCAAGTTGCTCTCCCCTTGTGCTGGTGGTAGGTTCTCTTTCTCCTGATGGGCTTCCGTGTTGGAAGTGCTGAGAACTATACCAGCAGGCTCTGGTTTCTTGCGTGCCAGCCATTTGGATCCATGGCGATAGTGTTCACATTTGTTTATGATACCCGCTGCCCTGTCAGAGACGTGTATTGTGATGAGCAGGGAAGGTACATGTTGCTGGAGAGCCCGTCTGACCCTACCACCTGTGTTATTCTAAACTGGGATTTGGAGTACGGGCTGAATGCATGCCTGGTACATGCTCCGTCGTGGTCCAAATAATTGAGCTTTCGGCTTGCCTTCGTGTTACGTTTCCATTCTTTAGGTGATCTGGCTGGTGATGGCCTCGACAAGGACCTTGCAAATTATTTCGATTAGCTTTTCATTTTTGTCGGTGTGCTTGTCGTTTGACCACGTCGCTGACATTAACTTATTGACCTTATCCTGATCTCTCGAGAACCAAATCGAAGTATTTTATACTCTTCTGCGATACGGTTATCAGAATGGCCCGATCTGTCAGTAGGTAGGGTACCACGTTGCATTTCTGGAATAATAAGCTAGAAAATCTCTTGTTTGGTTTCAGAACAAAAAAAAGCCATGTAGGCGCAACGTTCAACGTCATCACCAGCTCGTCCattcttcaaaagaaaaaaaaggcgggggggggggggggggggggggggctcgtccatttcttcaaaagaataagaaaaaaaaaggaaaggagggGTGCCCCATTGGTGTTGGGCCTTCTACTCATTTAGCCCACCGGCAGAACAGTTGTGCCAGTCAGTTTCGGGGCTTACTGAGTTGCTGACGACACTGAAACTGAAAGTTCGttcgaagtttttttttttgaagggaatCATTTGAAGTTTCGAACTGTGATTCATTGACGACCAGGAGGATCTTGCAAGGACAGAGCTGTAGTTTTTATTTTCTTCAAAGGTGTCTTTGTAAGATTTGGAATGTAAATTTTAAGAAGTATATGTAATATATGCCCGGTTTCTAAAAACAAAAACTGCGATTCATTGGAAATGGAAGCATGTCTGTCTCTCTGATTTCTTCTGTGttttcagcaaaaaaaaacatgttggAGGAGAGGGACGCCAAAGGGCAGCCGTAGTGAAATTGAAACCATACCATATCTCTCTCTGAgtttataaattattttatttagtcTTATCTTTGTGTAGAGGCACCTTAGCTGCCAACTTGTGATTAGACTCTCAATTATTTCGTTGATCGTCGCACAACTCGTCACTCTGTCCGTCTGTCGTACGAGCACACTTTAGTGCCGTGTACTGACGATCACATAGACGAGCTGGATTACAGAAAGACTAAACCAAGCTAGGATACATCAAAGGcccaataataat comes from Panicum virgatum strain AP13 chromosome 4K, P.virgatum_v5, whole genome shotgun sequence and encodes:
- the LOC120704325 gene encoding uncharacterized protein LOC120704325, producing the protein MGSGNLLMKKVVRHSSFDLDIQLDKSWMEDVTCPICLDYPHNAVLLRCTSYEKGCRPFVCDTDQTRSNCLERFKGAYELPANVKVSSLAVPPLDSIIHIVPSNANNRPSCPLCRGDVIGWIVIGEARMHLNQKKRCCEEDCCSFVGNFNELQKHTQQKHPDSRPSEIDPARQVDWENFQQSSDIVDVLSTIHAQVPNGIVLGDYVIEYGDDDTGEDYEVFRRVRTNWWSCIFCKAFSRSSRSRRRARARERRGRRSGNQANLENFNLEVPAQSVELREIRFDEIDDEYIVTGAIPSIAAPGRMASFHYRDTRYGR